In Streptosporangium album, the following are encoded in one genomic region:
- a CDS encoding CBU_0592 family membrane protein, with product MLLLLNALGWIGAGVMLYGYAMVSTSRMAGDGMPYQVLNLVGSIALMINSAYHGERPAHTLLLGAGIPIVEHMTGPAALPDTGFRFHAAPPMVVGMGTFPVRAYAVVDG from the coding sequence GTGCTCCTCCTTCTCAACGCGCTCGGCTGGATCGGCGCCGGCGTCATGCTGTACGGCTACGCCATGGTCTCAACCTCCCGGATGGCCGGGGACGGCATGCCGTACCAGGTCCTCAATCTCGTCGGGTCGATCGCCCTGATGATCAACTCGGCCTACCACGGAGAGCGTCCCGCGCACACGCTCCTGCTCGGTGCGGGCATCCCGATCGTGGAGCACATGACCGGCCCGGCGGCGCTCCCCGACACGGGATTCCGCTTCCACGCCGCCCCGCCGATGGTCGTGGGCATGGGTACCTTCCCTGTCCGCGCCTACGCGGTCGTGGACGGATAG
- the npdG gene encoding NADPH-dependent F420 reductase, producing the protein MSTDSLDVSGISIGILGGTGDQGKGLARRFALAGHTVLIGSRNAGRAREAAESIGPSARGAENAAVAAEADVVIVAIPWEGHRSTLESLRAELAGKIVVDCVNPLGFDKQGAYALAVEEGSAAQQAAAVLPDSRVVAAFHHVSAVLLLDPEVAEIALDVLVLGDDREATETVQALAGRIPGARGIYGGRLRNAHQVEALTANLISINRRYKAHAGFRVTDV; encoded by the coding sequence GTGAGCACTGACAGCCTGGATGTGAGCGGGATCTCGATCGGGATCCTGGGCGGCACCGGAGATCAGGGCAAGGGCCTGGCCAGGCGGTTCGCCCTGGCAGGACACACCGTCCTGATCGGTTCACGCAACGCCGGGCGCGCCCGGGAGGCGGCGGAGAGCATCGGGCCGTCCGCGCGTGGCGCCGAGAACGCGGCCGTGGCCGCCGAGGCCGACGTGGTGATCGTCGCCATCCCCTGGGAGGGGCACAGGTCCACCCTGGAGTCCCTGCGGGCCGAGCTGGCCGGCAAGATCGTCGTTGACTGCGTCAACCCGCTGGGCTTCGACAAGCAGGGCGCCTACGCGCTGGCCGTCGAGGAGGGCAGCGCCGCCCAGCAGGCCGCCGCGGTCCTTCCGGACAGCCGGGTGGTCGCCGCCTTCCACCACGTCTCGGCCGTCCTGCTGCTGGACCCCGAGGTCGCCGAGATCGCCTTGGACGTGCTGGTCCTGGGCGACGATCGCGAGGCCACCGAAACGGTTCAGGCGCTCGCGGGCCGGATCCCGGGTGCCCGCGGCATATACGGCGGCCGCCTGCGCAACGCCCACCAGGTCGAGGCGCTGACCGCGAACCTCATCTCGATCAACCGCCGTTACAAGGCCCACGCCGGGTTCCGCGTCACCGACGTCTAG
- a CDS encoding NIPSNAP family protein yields the protein MDHPPVAGTGSPAVDCCSVVELRQYTLQPGGREVLIDLFDRHFREGLEAVGMHVLGEFRDLDDPDRFVWMRGFSGMESRAAALRAFYEESLVWKAHRDEANATMVDSDDVLLLRPVNARSGFRATAHGPARSLVVVTIYYLDGPVDEDFTTFFASRMTPLMASTGAEPLGCLVTEPAENAYPKLPVRTGENAFVWFSSFAGPEAHREHTDLLAGSGEWTGQVAPELIKRLNAEPQRLRLVPTATSRLR from the coding sequence ATGGATCACCCCCCGGTGGCCGGAACCGGATCGCCCGCCGTGGACTGCTGTTCCGTGGTCGAGCTGCGGCAGTACACCCTTCAGCCCGGTGGACGGGAGGTGCTGATCGACCTGTTCGACCGGCACTTCCGCGAAGGTCTGGAGGCCGTGGGGATGCACGTCCTCGGGGAGTTCCGCGATCTGGACGACCCCGATCGCTTCGTCTGGATGCGGGGCTTCAGCGGAATGGAGTCCCGGGCCGCCGCCCTCAGGGCCTTCTACGAGGAGAGCCTCGTATGGAAGGCCCACCGGGACGAGGCCAACGCCACGATGGTCGACTCCGACGACGTCCTGCTCCTGCGCCCGGTCAACGCCCGGTCCGGCTTCCGCGCGACGGCGCACGGCCCCGCTCGCTCACTGGTGGTGGTGACGATCTACTACCTCGACGGGCCCGTGGACGAGGACTTCACGACGTTCTTCGCGTCCCGGATGACGCCACTCATGGCGAGCACGGGGGCCGAGCCCCTCGGATGCCTCGTGACCGAGCCGGCCGAGAACGCCTACCCCAAGCTGCCGGTGCGGACCGGTGAGAACGCCTTCGTCTGGTTCTCCTCCTTCGCCGGCCCCGAGGCGCATCGCGAGCACACCGACCTGCTGGCCGGGTCCGGCGAGTGGACGGGCCAGGTGGCGCCCGAGCTGATCAAACGTCTGAACGCCGAGCCGCAGCGGCTCCGGCTGGTCCCCACCGCGACATCGCGCCTGCGCTGA
- a CDS encoding LysR family transcriptional regulator: MDIDPRRLRILHEVARRGGVMRAAEALHLTASAVSQQLALLEREVGLALVDRSQRRVALTPVGRVLAGYAERIEEELAEAKRELTRFAELLAGPVTIAAFPTAIRHLLVPALGTLAERHPQIRPHIRELYGPPALQELRLGGIDLAITEQDADKPVPARSSTVLHPLHVDEYRIVAPPSWTRIPREAAELGGVPWVAGPADQACGHALDRLATLHGFTPHRAHVIEEFPPALALVAAGHGVAIVPSLALLEVPAGEVVVTGITGVGARRLDAVTRVSRTRSGEPGPVQAVVIAALREAAEGLAARLGEHREGVSR, encoded by the coding sequence ATGGATATCGATCCTCGGCGGCTGCGGATACTGCACGAGGTGGCACGGCGCGGTGGCGTCATGCGCGCGGCCGAGGCGCTGCACCTGACCGCCTCGGCGGTCTCTCAGCAGCTCGCCCTCCTGGAGCGGGAGGTCGGCCTCGCCCTCGTCGACCGGTCGCAGCGCAGGGTGGCGCTCACCCCGGTCGGCCGGGTCCTCGCCGGATACGCCGAGCGGATCGAGGAGGAGCTGGCCGAGGCGAAACGGGAGCTGACCCGGTTCGCCGAGCTGCTGGCCGGGCCGGTGACGATCGCGGCGTTCCCCACGGCCATCCGGCACCTGCTGGTTCCCGCGCTGGGCACGCTGGCCGAACGCCACCCACAGATCAGGCCCCACATCCGGGAGCTGTACGGCCCGCCCGCACTGCAGGAGCTCCGTCTCGGTGGCATCGATCTGGCCATCACCGAGCAGGATGCCGACAAACCCGTCCCCGCGCGGTCCTCGACCGTCCTCCACCCCCTTCACGTGGACGAATATCGCATCGTGGCGCCGCCGAGCTGGACCCGGATCCCGCGTGAGGCCGCGGAGCTGGGCGGGGTGCCCTGGGTGGCGGGACCGGCCGACCAGGCCTGTGGGCACGCGCTGGACCGGCTGGCCACCCTGCACGGCTTCACCCCGCACCGGGCCCACGTGATCGAGGAGTTCCCGCCCGCCCTCGCTCTGGTCGCGGCGGGGCACGGGGTGGCGATCGTGCCGTCGCTGGCCCTGCTGGAGGTCCCGGCCGGCGAGGTCGTGGTCACCGGCATCACCGGGGTGGGCGCCCGGCGTCTGGACGCCGTCACCCGCGTCAGCCGCACCCGCTCGGGAGAGCCAGGCCCGGTTCAGGCCGTGGTCATCGCCGCGCTCAGGGAGGCCGCCGAGGGCCTCGCGGCGCGGCTCGGGGAGCACCGGGAAGGGGTCAGTCGGTGA
- a CDS encoding ABC transporter permease: MSARDLAVVTRFNGRLFWRDRTALTTSVALFLGLGIGLPLMMDRLGAGGNPRMVLDQHLGILATVLVIATFTQIATTLTARRDQLVLKRLRTTGLSDRAILGGEMGNLVLQSTLLALVTSVALYVLTSLAVPRNPALFLVAVVAGAAVLCLLGAAFTAIVPRTELAAVMAMPFFLLAGFGGGAMGPILEILPGWVGTVLGLLPTGPVVEMARTAYAADGTLAGDLRAAAVPALQLAVWAAIGLFALTRWFRWETRKS; the protein is encoded by the coding sequence ATGTCGGCACGCGATCTGGCGGTGGTGACCCGCTTCAACGGCCGCCTGTTCTGGCGGGACCGCACCGCGCTGACCACGTCCGTGGCGCTGTTTTTGGGCCTGGGCATCGGGCTGCCGCTCATGATGGACAGGCTCGGCGCCGGCGGCAACCCGCGGATGGTGCTGGACCAGCACCTGGGGATCCTCGCGACGGTGCTGGTCATCGCGACCTTCACCCAGATCGCGACCACCCTCACCGCTCGCCGCGACCAGCTCGTCCTGAAGCGGCTGCGCACGACCGGGCTGAGCGACCGCGCCATCCTCGGCGGGGAGATGGGCAATCTCGTCCTGCAGAGCACGCTGCTGGCCCTGGTGACCTCGGTGGCGCTGTACGTGCTGACGAGCCTGGCCGTCCCCCGGAACCCGGCGCTGTTCCTGGTGGCCGTGGTCGCGGGAGCCGCCGTCCTGTGCCTGCTCGGCGCGGCGTTCACCGCGATCGTCCCGCGCACCGAGCTGGCGGCCGTCATGGCCATGCCGTTCTTCCTGCTGGCCGGTTTCGGCGGGGGAGCCATGGGCCCGATCTTGGAGATACTCCCCGGCTGGGTCGGCACGGTGCTCGGCCTCCTGCCCACCGGCCCCGTCGTCGAGATGGCCCGGACGGCCTACGCGGCGGACGGCACCCTCGCCGGTGACCTGCGGGCGGCGGCCGTACCGGCGCTGCAACTGGCCGTCTGGGCGGCGATCGGGCTCTTCGCGCTCACGCGCTGGTTTCGCTGGGAGACCAGGAAGTCATAA
- a CDS encoding sensor histidine kinase, producing the protein MRTNPQRLTVGIVYTISIGFTASMLTVARTPMETAILAAASIAFLVPHHLQIRAALRGGEQRGVPVALIVQAVATYAPIPYLASLWIVLGYNWATTMPTILSGAVLVRLRPRFAVPIAAAIGAFSFWLGISLPPPYGSLTVAAYNLITVVVTGGVTYAAVRLVVVSRELEQARTELAEAAVLRERLRISRDLHDGLGSSLTAVALKGDLARRLVERDPEAARAELAELVHVARDAAQDVRQVARGYREMSLAEEVHRAVALLEASGVSCQTNLADLRVSRPVDEALAWAVREGTTNVVRHSHATTCSISTSVGVGTVRLELVNDRARKGSADGNGLTGLRERVGGLGGSVSAERTGSGGFRLVTEVPA; encoded by the coding sequence ATGCGGACAAACCCCCAGCGTCTGACCGTGGGCATCGTCTACACCATCTCGATCGGTTTCACCGCCAGCATGCTCACCGTCGCCAGGACCCCGATGGAGACCGCGATACTGGCCGCCGCCTCGATCGCCTTCCTGGTCCCGCACCACCTGCAGATACGGGCGGCGCTGCGCGGCGGGGAGCAGCGCGGCGTCCCGGTCGCCCTGATCGTCCAGGCGGTGGCCACCTACGCGCCGATCCCCTACCTGGCGTCGCTGTGGATCGTCCTCGGTTACAACTGGGCGACGACCATGCCGACGATCCTGTCGGGGGCGGTGCTCGTCAGGCTGCGACCGAGGTTCGCGGTCCCCATCGCGGCCGCGATCGGCGCGTTCTCCTTCTGGCTGGGTATCAGCCTGCCCCCTCCGTACGGGAGCCTGACGGTGGCCGCCTACAACCTGATCACGGTCGTGGTGACGGGCGGGGTGACCTACGCGGCGGTCCGGCTGGTCGTCGTCAGCAGGGAGCTGGAGCAGGCCAGGACGGAGCTCGCGGAGGCCGCGGTGCTGCGGGAGCGGCTGCGGATCTCCCGCGACCTGCACGACGGGCTGGGCAGCAGCCTGACCGCCGTCGCCCTCAAGGGCGACCTCGCCCGCAGGCTGGTCGAGCGCGACCCCGAGGCGGCGCGGGCGGAGCTGGCCGAGCTGGTCCACGTGGCCAGGGACGCCGCCCAGGATGTGCGGCAGGTCGCGCGTGGCTACCGGGAGATGTCGCTGGCCGAAGAGGTGCACCGGGCGGTCGCGCTGCTGGAGGCCTCGGGGGTGAGCTGCCAGACCAATCTCGCCGACCTCCGGGTCTCCCGGCCGGTCGACGAGGCACTGGCCTGGGCGGTGCGCGAGGGGACCACCAACGTGGTACGGCACAGCCACGCGACGACCTGCTCGATCAGCACCTCCGTCGGGGTGGGCACCGTACGGCTGGAGCTGGTCAACGACCGGGCCCGTAAGGGCTCGGCGGACGGCAACGGCCTGACCGGCCTGCGGGAGCGCGTCGGCGGGCTGGGCGGCTCGGTCAGTGCGGAGCGGACCGGGAGCGGCGGGTTCCGGCTCGTCACGGAGGTGCCGGCGTGA
- a CDS encoding response regulator transcription factor: MIRVLLAEDMHMIRAALGALLRLESDIELVAEVVRGDEIVPAALRTRPDVAVLDIDLPGVDGITASVELRERLPDCRVLILTAMGQPGQVRRALAEGIQAFLVKDAPGDHLADAIRRTARGLRVLDPELVATAIEYGASPLTPREATVLREAAKGAPAEEIAGRLHLSTGTVRNYLTSAITKTGARNKIDAVRIAEDVGWI, translated from the coding sequence GTGATCCGCGTGCTGCTCGCCGAGGACATGCACATGATCAGGGCGGCGCTCGGCGCGCTGCTGCGGCTGGAGTCCGACATCGAGCTGGTCGCCGAGGTCGTCCGCGGCGACGAGATCGTCCCCGCGGCCCTGCGGACCCGGCCGGACGTGGCGGTGCTGGACATCGACCTGCCCGGTGTCGACGGCATCACCGCCTCGGTGGAGCTGCGGGAGCGGCTGCCGGACTGCCGGGTGCTGATCCTCACCGCGATGGGCCAGCCGGGCCAGGTGCGCCGGGCTCTGGCGGAGGGCATCCAGGCGTTCCTGGTCAAGGACGCTCCCGGCGACCACCTGGCGGACGCGATCCGGCGCACCGCCCGGGGACTGCGGGTGCTGGATCCCGAGCTGGTCGCCACGGCCATCGAGTACGGGGCGAGCCCGCTGACGCCCCGCGAGGCCACCGTGCTGCGGGAGGCCGCGAAGGGCGCCCCGGCGGAGGAGATCGCCGGACGGCTGCACCTGTCCACCGGGACGGTGCGCAACTATCTCACCAGCGCCATCACCAAGACCGGCGCCCGCAACAAGATCGACGCCGTCCGGATCGCCGAGGACGTGGGCTGGATCTAG
- a CDS encoding TetR/AcrR family transcriptional regulator, giving the protein MTLTKPPTERGRRTWEKIVVAAAELFRSGGVRATSIEDVLVRSGCGKSQLYHHFSGKADLVTAVLEYQLDRFLAGQKPFLDELDSWPGIRRWLDELPSEFSDAPDVIAACPIGALAAELAGTDEQVRQALAEAFDRWTGHLAAGLTAMRDRGELTAEADPVRLARMTIATLQGGLLLARTYRDADLVHSTLEAAYAGLRSHARGQGPSSAEEPSSTAALRGDGLGDRADVGEPGAER; this is encoded by the coding sequence ATGACCCTCACCAAGCCACCCACCGAGCGGGGCCGCAGGACCTGGGAGAAGATCGTCGTGGCGGCGGCCGAGCTGTTTCGGAGTGGCGGTGTCCGGGCCACGAGCATCGAGGACGTCCTGGTCAGGTCAGGCTGCGGCAAGAGCCAGCTTTATCACCACTTCTCCGGGAAGGCTGACCTCGTCACCGCCGTCCTGGAGTATCAGCTGGACCGCTTCCTCGCGGGTCAGAAGCCTTTCCTGGACGAGCTGGACAGCTGGCCCGGGATCCGCCGCTGGCTGGACGAGCTCCCCTCGGAGTTCAGCGATGCCCCCGACGTGATCGCGGCCTGTCCCATCGGCGCGCTCGCCGCCGAGCTGGCCGGGACCGACGAGCAGGTACGGCAGGCACTCGCGGAGGCCTTCGACCGGTGGACCGGCCACCTGGCCGCCGGCCTCACGGCGATGCGGGATCGCGGCGAGCTCACCGCGGAAGCCGATCCGGTACGGCTGGCCAGAATGACGATCGCCACCCTGCAGGGCGGTCTGCTCCTGGCCAGGACCTACCGCGACGCCGACCTCGTCCACAGCACCCTGGAGGCCGCCTACGCGGGACTACGCTCCCACGCCCGCGGCCAGGGGCCGTCTTCAGCGGAGGAGCCGTCATCGACCGCGGCTCTTCGGGGTGACGGCCTCGGCGATCGTGCGGACGTGGGTGAACCGGGAGCGGAACGCTAG